In Acidobacteriota bacterium, the genomic window TTCGCTACCAAACAGCGATCGAGATCCGCAACGACCTCCTGCGTTTCTTACGCGGTGAGGCACCGATCGCTGCGCCTGGCACAACACCTCCGCCTCTTATCCCGGTCGGATATGAGCCCCAAGCCCCAATTGTGCAGCCCGATGCCGCAACACAAGTCATGCACAGCGCGTACGCCTCGAGTCAGCCGCCACCACCGACGGCGACACCCGACGAAGTAGGTCGTCACGTCTCGTACGTCCCGGTAGAAGAGACTGAATCACACCTCAACTACATTCTTATGGTTGTGGGTCTTGTCGCGGTGCTGGCTCTCGGTCTCTTCCTATTGACGAAGGTCCTGTCTCAGCCCGATGTTGTCGCAGCAGACATCACGATCCCGGCCCTCGCAGGACAGGCAGAAAGCGACGCCTTTCGCGCCCTCCAGGATCTCGATCTCAAGGTCCGGCGCACGTTCGTGTCTTCGCTTGACGTGCCAGCTGGATTTGTGGTCAAGACCGATCCTCCCGCGGGAGAACTAGTTTTGGCGGGAACCCTGGTCGACGTCTCTATCTCGACCGGCGAGGAGACCAGTAAGGTACCGAGCCTCGTCAACCAAGACATCGACAGCGCCACAGCATCGATCCTCGCAAGTGGGTTCATTGTCGGAGAGATAACGATTGATGAGAACTCCAACGCCGACGAAGGGACCGTGCTTCGCCAAAGTCCTCTTCCGGCAAGCGACCAGCCTGCTGGAACCGTTATCAATCTGGTCGTGTCGGGTGGACCGTTTGCGGTAATCATCCCAAATCTTTTGAACATGACTGAAGAGTCCGCCCGTCTCGCTCTCGACCGTGTGGGGTTCTCCAGCGTCGAGATCGAGACCGAATTCAGTCTTGAGGTAGACGAAGACCTCGTCATTCGATCAGTACCAGGCGCCAACAACCTCCACGACCGGAAGCAGCCGGTAGTCATCGTTCTTTCCCTCGGTCCTGAACCGTTTGCGATGCCGGATTTCACGGGCCTTACCGTGCAAGGGGCACAGGATCTCGCCAACCTGCGGGGATTGACGATGATTCTCGACACCTCCGCAATCGAAGTGTCCGCGGCGTCGGGCCTCGATGGCCTCATTGCTGCACAGTCCATCGATGAGGGCACCGAGTCGCGCGCAGGCGACACGATTACTTTGAAACTAGGTCTGCTTAAGCAAGTGACCATGCCGAACCTTGGCGGGAAGACCGTTGCAACCGCACAGGCCGAACTCGCTGCGATAGGCCTCTCCATCGAGGTTCTCGGCGATCTTGAGGTTGCCGCCGATTCTGGTCTCGTCGGAGTCATCGCTGATCAGATTCCGGCACCGGGAGACCTCGTCAACGATGGCTCTACAATCGGTGTGTGGATCGGAGTCCTTCCCGCAACCACGACAACCACAACAACTACACCTCCGACCACGACATCTACGACGACAACCGCTCCCCCGTAGTCGTGAGCACGGTGGAGCACGAGCGAGCCGCCGCTTTGCTCGACTGGTATGCGACTTCTAAACGAACGCTTCCGTGGCGTGACACCGGGAGCCGCTACCACGTTCTCGTTTCCGAGTTCATGCTGCAGCAGACTCGGGTGGATCGAGTGATTTCATATTTCGAGGCGTGGGTCGCGGCGTACCCAACCATCGAGGATCTGGCTAACGCGTCTCTTGCGGACGTCCTGAAACTGTGGAACGGGCTGGGCTACAACAACAGGTGCAAGCGTCTGCTTGAGTGCGCCAGAATTATCGCCGCTGACGGCTGGCCTACGTCTGTCACTGGACTGCAAGAACTGCCGGGAGTCGGTGCGTATACCGCAAGCGCGATAGCGGCATTTGCAATGGGTGCACATGTGGCAACAACTGATACCAACCTACGACGTATTTTGAGCCGATGGCATGGGGAGCCGCTCACGGGCGAAGCGCTCAAGCTGGCAGCGGACCGCAGCCTCGTAGCCCCAGCCGCCGATTGGAATCAGGCGATGATGGACCTTGGAGCGCTCGTATGCCGAAGCCACGACCCTTCATGCGGCGAATGCCCTGTCGCCGCTTGGTGTGCGGGACCCGGGCTGATTCTCGAGGTGCCCCGCCAAACCAAGTTCGAAGATTCCAAAAGACAGGTACGCGGGGCTGTCATAAGAGCGCTCGTGAGGAAAACCCCTCAATCCACGCACGAACTCGTGTCGACTACGCGGTTTCCAACACCCCGCGTCGTCGATGCGATCTCCTCCCTGGTTGAAGATCAGCTCGTCGAATCGGCGGGCGGCGTGGTACGCCTGCGCGACTCTTGAGTCCGTCAACAGATGTTCGCCCCTACAGGTGCAAGCATCACGGCGGCTCGGGAATCTCTTCAGGAACTCTGTTGGGAAAACCTCAAGAAGTTCGCCAGTAGAGGTTTCCCCTGCGTCGTCAAGATCGACTCTGGGTGGAACTGCACACCGCTGATAGGTAGGTCGGTGTGGCGGATCGCCTGTATAACGCCGTCCTCAGAACGGGCGCTTACTTCAAGAACGTCGGGGAGTTCTTTGCTCGACAGGGAGTGGTATCTGGTCGCTGTAAAGGGGCTGGGCAGGTCTGCGAACACCCCTTTGCCGTCATGAGTTATCTCGGAGGTCTTGCCGTGGCGCGGCTCAGGAGCCAATCCAATCGAACCACCGAACGCGACGGCGATTGCCTGGTGCCCGAGGCAGACACCGAGGATCGGCACCTTCCCTGCGAAGTGCTGCACATACGCGACCGAGTAGCCGGCATCTTGGGGTACGCCCGGGCCGGGCGAGATCAAGAGGCTATCAATCTCAAGATCTTCAGCATCCTCAGGCGACAGGGCGTCGTTGCGGACAACATGAGGATCGGCGCCAAGTTCACCTAGATACTGGACCAGGTTGAAAGTGAACGAGTCGTAGTTGTCGATGACCAGGACCCTCAATTGATCACTCCGCCGGTGTCGAGGAACGTGTTTCCCATCCAGTCGTACACAATGTTAAGTAGCAGCAGAAAGACAACCATCGCGACGGTAGCCAGCAGTATCCGTAACGGTTTCGGTCCGGGGAGCGCTCGGTAGGCGCGTTTGAAGATCACAGTGACCCCAGAATAACTTCCGCGTTCGGGCCCGAAATCAGCTCGGCAAAGATGATCAGTCTCTCACGAGAGGAGAACCTTGGATTGCACGTCGTGAGCGTCAACCACGCTCCCGTTCTGTTGTCAGTAACCCATACGTCCGTCGGGGCGACAATGAGCGTTTCCCTGACCATATATGTGTGAACACCGAGGGCGGTCTCTACCTCGATGATGTCGCCGATCTCAAGCAGATCTAAATCGCGGAAGGGAGCACCGTAGGTTGTGCGGTGCCCGCTTATCACGGCGTTGCCGGGCTGACCAGGAAGCGGGGTACCCGCCATGTGCCCTGCGCCGTTCCTGAGGTCGGCAACCGATGTACCTTCGACAACGTTCCATCCCTGCGCCAGAGACTCGATGCTCGGAATCCGAATCAACGCAAATGCCTCACCCTTGGCGGGTGGCAATTCCCTTTCGATGATCAAAGGAACGCCGTCGCCAGAGTCGATGAGAGTGTCCGAACCAGAGACGTCTACGCCTTCAGAGATCGGCGCACTGAGATCGGCCCCCGATACCAGCGGAGTCCACTCGACCTCCTCAATCACAGCACTGTCAAAATTGGCGACCCGTTCCTCGGCGAGCGCCACCTGGTTCCTTTCTGCAAAGAAAGTCGTGATGAACACCGCATGGACCACGAAGCCAATGAGAAACAACCCGAGGTTTATCGAAACCCAACCGACACTACGCACAATCCGCGCCACCATCCGTCGACGCCCACCGGGCAAATCGTCTACTCCGTCAGATTGGAATGCAATTGGTTGTTCTGCCTGCGCACTCTCGATTGTTTCAGTCTGCATGGGTGCTCCTCGCGAGCAAAGACAACCGAAACGAACCCTAGACACATTGTCCGAATACATGGCACCCCGGCGATGAAATCGACAGCGAACTGACGGTCATTGAGCACTATCGGCAGCGATTGCTACTCTATGAAGCTATGCCTGTATCGAAAGGGCGCAAGAGCGCCAACAAACGTCCTGCCCCACCACCGACAAAGGACCCCGGCAAGACGAAAGGTCCTTCGCCGACGTGGTACGTCGCCACAATGTTCGCCCTCATGGGTGTCGGCATTCTGGTGATAGTCATCAACTACATGGCCGTGTTCCCGGGAACTCCCAAAAACACGCTTCTCCTGGGCGGTCTTGCCGGCATCGGTGCTGGGTTCGCAATGACCATGGACTATCGATAGCGTTTCGCGCAATTTGGTGGTACGCAGTGAAAACACCTGATTCCTCAGCCGATCTGGGAGACTGGTTCGAAGACAAAGCCGATGTGCTCATTGGTTTTTCGCACACACGGACATCTGCGTACGCGTCAGACGAATTACACTGTGGCGAAATCGCAGCGGGAGAGTTCGCGACATGAAAACCTCGATGGCGCTGGTTGTGGCAATGTTGATGATCGTCGCCGCATGCGGCGGGAGCAACGACAACGGAACACAGACTGACATCTCCTCACCGGCCGACATCTCCTCACCGGCCGAAACGGCAGCACCGGCTGACACCGGAGGAGGGCTCGGCGGCGCACTGAGCGCCGATGAGAAGGCCGCCGCGGCGAAGTTTGCGATCAGCTTAAAAGACAGCTTCGATGACGTAGATAGCGGAGTGTCGGTCACCAGCGAACAGGCAACATGTGCAGCCGAAACGTTCGTCGATGCGTTCGGAATCAGCGCGCTCGAAAACATTGAGAACGCCACCGCAGGTGACGAGTTTGCGCTGTCCCTCGCCGAGGCCAAACAAATGGCTCCCCTGTTTCTTGACTGCGTACCGTTAAAAGACATCATGATCGGAACCATGCTGACCGGCGCTGAGATGACTCAGGCCCAGGTGGACTGTATTTCCGATGCCTTCACGGACGAGGTCATAGAAGACATGCTTGTGCAGTCGCTCGCTGGAGAAAACACCGATACCGGGAACAACGCACTGTTCGCTGCAATGCTCCCGTGCCTAACTTCCTGAGAGCAGACTTTGCCAGAGGAACGGGTCGGCGCAAACAGCGTGCCGGGTGCGCGTATCTAGCACTGCGACTCGATGGGCGGGGAACTACATGTACGTAGTTATCCACGCAATTGTCCCCATGGTGTGGAAATATCGACTCCGTTTTCCGTTGGAAGCGCCTCGTGGTCGAAGCCGTCGGTCGCCGACCGCGTTTAGGACTCTTGGCTCGGCTCCCACGCGGGATCCATGTCTTCACGGCAGTGGCGAGGGGCTTCGATATCGTCGGATTGTGCATGCGTTACCGTCAGACGCAGACCGCACACGGCGCATTTGTAGAGCTGGTCAACCTCGCCCACATCCTCCGGATCGGGCTCTGGCGGCACCGGAATCGCCAGCATTCTGACAACCCACGCGATTGTCCGAAAGATCACGGCCGCAAGAACGCCGGCAAAAGCGAGCTTTAGCATATGGCGTCAGTCCAGACGTTCGATGATCGTGGCGTTGGCCAGACCGCCACCCTCGCACATGGTCTGCAGACCATAACGACCTCCTGTCCGCTCCAACTCGTTCAGCAGGGTGGTCATAAGCTTGGTCCCCGAGGCACCCAATGGGTGGCCGAGAGCGATCGCCCCTCCATTCACATTCGTCTTTTTCAAGTCAGCCCCGGTTTCGCGCTGCCATGCAGCGACGACCGTGGCAAAGGCTTCGTTCACTTCGAACAGATCGATGTCGTCGATCGTCATCTCTGCTTTTTCTAGAACCTTCCTAGTCGCGGGAATTGGGCCGGTCAGCATCGTGATCGGGTCGGTTCCCGCGAGAGCGAACGTGTGGAAGCGGGCACGTGCCTTGAGACCTAGACACTTGGCTTTCTCTGCAGACATGATCAGCACCGCGGAAGCTCCGTCACAGATCTGCGACGAGTTGCCGGCGGTGACAACTCCACCTTCCTTGAAAACTGCAGGAAGGCCAGCGAGTCCCTCAAGTGTGGTTGTTGGACGGATGCCCTCATCTCGACCGGCCATCTCGATTGATCCGTCGTCCTTGGCGACTCGGATCGGAACGATCTCATTCTCAAACCGGCCTTCTTCGGTGGCCCGATTCGCCCGCACGTGCGATTCGTTCGCTATCGCGTCAATCTCTTCTCGAGAGATTTTCCACTTGTCTGCGATGAGTTCTGCAGAGATACCTTGCGGTACGATTCCGTCGTCGTAGCGTCGCAGCATCATTGGGCCGAAGGGTTTGCCCGGGCCATCCATGTTCGAACCCATGGGCACCCTTGTCATCGACTCGACGCCAGCAGCGATCACGATGTCATAAGCACCGGCAATCACACCTTGTGCAGCAAAATGGGCAGCCTGCTGGCTAGAACCGCACTGCCGATCTACCGTTGTGGCGGGAACAGTCTCCGGGAAATCGGCGGCAAGTACGGCGTTCCGGCCGATGTTCAGACCCTGCTCCCCAAGCTGTGAAACACACCCAACAATGACGTCGTCAATAAGCGCTGTATCGAGTTGGTTGCGTTCGCTCAAAGATTTCAGTACCTCGGCGAGTAGATCGACAGGGTGCCAATCCTTGAACTGGCCTCCGCGCCTCCCACCAGGTGTGCGGACGGCGTCAACGATGACTGCGTCAATCATGTGAGCTCACTTTCGTTGCGCAACAATGGTGGCGCCCTCGTACGGACGATAGCCATGGCTACGTCGGCGTCTGGCCAGCGAACTCACCGTTTTCTTAGGTGTTGCTCGTCTGTCCCTACGAGTGGAGACGATCGGATTCGAACCGACGACCCCCTGAATGCAAATCAGGTGCTCTGCCAGGCTGAGCTACGTCC contains:
- the pknB gene encoding Stk1 family PASTA domain-containing Ser/Thr kinase, with protein sequence MTEIRILSDRYRLIRHIARGGMADVWEAADQLLNRRVAVKMLHPQFARDEAFVKRFRKEAQNAANLTHPNIVAIYDWGEEGDTYFIVMELIDGRTLRDILRSEGEFLPRRAAEIAAETAAALTVAHEAGVFHRDVKSGNILLTPDGSVKVTDFGIARALDDSEELTKTGAVIGTATYFSPEQAQGLPADERSDIYSLGVVLYELVTGQPPFSGESPVAVAYQHVSELAPPPSGINPDVPAALETIIEKALEKDPAVRYQTAIEIRNDLLRFLRGEAPIAAPGTTPPPLIPVGYEPQAPIVQPDAATQVMHSAYASSQPPPPTATPDEVGRHVSYVPVEETESHLNYILMVVGLVAVLALGLFLLTKVLSQPDVVAADITIPALAGQAESDAFRALQDLDLKVRRTFVSSLDVPAGFVVKTDPPAGELVLAGTLVDVSISTGEETSKVPSLVNQDIDSATASILASGFIVGEITIDENSNADEGTVLRQSPLPASDQPAGTVINLVVSGGPFAVIIPNLLNMTEESARLALDRVGFSSVEIETEFSLEVDEDLVIRSVPGANNLHDRKQPVVIVLSLGPEPFAMPDFTGLTVQGAQDLANLRGLTMILDTSAIEVSAASGLDGLIAAQSIDEGTESRAGDTITLKLGLLKQVTMPNLGGKTVATAQAELAAIGLSIEVLGDLEVAADSGLVGVIADQIPAPGDLVNDGSTIGVWIGVLPATTTTTTTTPPTTTSTTTTAPP
- a CDS encoding A/G-specific adenine glycosylase, translating into MDRSPSRNHDNHNNYTSDHDIYDDNRSPVVVSTVEHERAAALLDWYATSKRTLPWRDTGSRYHVLVSEFMLQQTRVDRVISYFEAWVAAYPTIEDLANASLADVLKLWNGLGYNNRCKRLLECARIIAADGWPTSVTGLQELPGVGAYTASAIAAFAMGAHVATTDTNLRRILSRWHGEPLTGEALKLAADRSLVAPAADWNQAMMDLGALVCRSHDPSCGECPVAAWCAGPGLILEVPRQTKFEDSKRQVRGAVIRALVRKTPQSTHELVSTTRFPTPRVVDAISSLVEDQLVESAGGVVRLRDS
- a CDS encoding aminodeoxychorismate/anthranilate synthase component II, with amino-acid sequence MRVLVIDNYDSFTFNLVQYLGELGADPHVVRNDALSPEDAEDLEIDSLLISPGPGVPQDAGYSVAYVQHFAGKVPILGVCLGHQAIAVAFGGSIGLAPEPRHGKTSEITHDGKGVFADLPSPFTATRYHSLSSKELPDVLEVSARSEDGVIQAIRHTDLPISGVQFHPESILTTQGKPLLANFLRFSQQSS
- a CDS encoding class E sortase encodes the protein MQTETIESAQAEQPIAFQSDGVDDLPGGRRRMVARIVRSVGWVSINLGLFLIGFVVHAVFITTFFAERNQVALAEERVANFDSAVIEEVEWTPLVSGADLSAPISEGVDVSGSDTLIDSGDGVPLIIERELPPAKGEAFALIRIPSIESLAQGWNVVEGTSVADLRNGAGHMAGTPLPGQPGNAVISGHRTTYGAPFRDLDLLEIGDIIEVETALGVHTYMVRETLIVAPTDVWVTDNRTGAWLTLTTCNPRFSSRERLIIFAELISGPNAEVILGSL
- a CDS encoding cell division protein CrgA, whose translation is MPVSKGRKSANKRPAPPPTKDPGKTKGPSPTWYVATMFALMGVGILVIVINYMAVFPGTPKNTLLLGGLAGIGAGFAMTMDYR
- a CDS encoding acetyl-CoA C-acyltransferase → MIDAVIVDAVRTPGGRRGGQFKDWHPVDLLAEVLKSLSERNQLDTALIDDVIVGCVSQLGEQGLNIGRNAVLAADFPETVPATTVDRQCGSSQQAAHFAAQGVIAGAYDIVIAAGVESMTRVPMGSNMDGPGKPFGPMMLRRYDDGIVPQGISAELIADKWKISREEIDAIANESHVRANRATEEGRFENEIVPIRVAKDDGSIEMAGRDEGIRPTTTLEGLAGLPAVFKEGGVVTAGNSSQICDGASAVLIMSAEKAKCLGLKARARFHTFALAGTDPITMLTGPIPATRKVLEKAEMTIDDIDLFEVNEAFATVVAAWQRETGADLKKTNVNGGAIALGHPLGASGTKLMTTLLNELERTGGRYGLQTMCEGGGLANATIIERLD